A window of Paenibacillus polygoni contains these coding sequences:
- a CDS encoding ATP-binding cassette domain-containing protein — MTEHSVISMQGVYKSRKGKSIGPIHLELLEGYIYALVGPNGSGKTTLLSMLQKVVLPEAGHILWFGEQYDKEELPLEIRQRIGFVTEYSSPEEDRLTVEEAAEFRAFWYPRFDAALFEELLTKFEVPRGSRLKKMSKGERRKFELAAALAVRPKLLILDEPSSGLDPFAWKQMLTELQLFMQRGDSTIIIATHIVDEIRKLADYIILIHKGQTLGMVEKDLLLDSWREIWYEGEIKPAHLPGVLEWSEETERIRRIVTTRAVDVLEVLDEAGLMPLKARVLELEEILMYWIQGHGPAGWEMKKGEHIK; from the coding sequence ATGACCGAACACTCAGTAATCTCCATGCAAGGGGTGTATAAATCAAGAAAAGGAAAATCGATTGGCCCCATTCATCTAGAACTTCTGGAGGGATATATTTATGCCCTTGTCGGGCCGAATGGTTCAGGAAAAACAACCCTTCTGAGTATGCTGCAAAAAGTGGTGCTTCCTGAAGCAGGACACATTTTATGGTTTGGCGAGCAATATGATAAAGAGGAACTTCCGCTTGAGATCCGCCAGAGAATAGGATTCGTCACGGAGTACTCAAGCCCAGAGGAGGATCGACTTACAGTAGAAGAAGCAGCTGAATTTCGTGCTTTCTGGTATCCACGCTTCGATGCCGCTTTATTTGAAGAACTGCTTACCAAGTTTGAGGTGCCCCGAGGCAGCAGATTAAAGAAAATGTCCAAGGGAGAACGGCGCAAGTTTGAGTTAGCTGCAGCGCTGGCTGTTCGGCCTAAACTGCTGATTTTGGATGAACCCTCATCAGGGCTCGACCCTTTCGCATGGAAGCAGATGCTTACAGAGCTTCAGCTGTTCATGCAGCGAGGAGATAGTACAATTATTATTGCGACTCATATTGTGGATGAGATCAGAAAGCTGGCAGACTACATTATCCTCATACACAAAGGACAAACGCTCGGTATGGTGGAGAAGGATCTTTTGCTGGATAGCTGGCGAGAGATTTGGTACGAAGGAGAGATCAAACCGGCTCATTTGCCTGGAGTATTGGAATGGTCAGAGGAAACGGAACGAATTCGTAGAATAGTAACAACGCGTGCAGTAGATGTACTTGAAGTGTTAGATGAAGCAGGGCTAATGCCGCTAAAAGCGAGAGTACTCGAGCTGGAGGAAATTTTAATGTACTGGATTCAGGGGCATGGACCTGCAGGATGGGAAATGAAAAAGGGGGAGCATATCAAATGA
- a CDS encoding TraB/GumN family protein, with translation MNHWKKSLLSLIISAGMLASAAPVLAAPQQPVLKINDQKVEFATSTPIVDQGTTMVPLRTTLEALNVKLSHVQDGTIQAVVDGKQITLKSKTKLINGVTYVPIRTVGEAAGYEVRWDKKSGTVLLVSKTTGEAARGFMWEVENNGNTVYLVGSMHIADDSFYPLRSEYEEAFAEADYLGVEIDISKAVDEEQQKLIANMGMYQDGTTLKDHVSKETYVKLEEILKQNGMEKNALDAYKPWVVETTISTLKTMTAGYEAAAGIDLYFIQKAMERKIPVLELESYESQLGMFDDFSKELQERNLKTALDNFDALNDSVDQMADMWKSGNDEMLLEFTNSMAVEPEFYKAMLVDRNIGMADKIDGYLKSDKKEEYFIVVGAGHYLGEHGVIKLLQDKGYTVVRK, from the coding sequence ATGAACCATTGGAAAAAATCGCTCTTATCGCTCATTATTTCAGCAGGTATGCTCGCCTCAGCGGCCCCTGTATTAGCTGCACCACAGCAACCGGTACTAAAGATAAACGATCAAAAAGTTGAATTTGCAACAAGTACACCTATTGTTGACCAGGGCACAACGATGGTGCCGCTGAGAACAACACTCGAGGCTCTAAATGTTAAGCTGTCCCATGTCCAGGATGGAACCATTCAAGCGGTTGTTGACGGCAAGCAGATCACGCTGAAAAGCAAGACGAAGCTGATTAACGGTGTAACCTATGTTCCAATTCGTACGGTGGGAGAAGCCGCAGGTTACGAAGTACGTTGGGATAAGAAGTCTGGTACTGTACTTTTGGTTTCCAAAACAACGGGTGAAGCTGCTCGCGGTTTCATGTGGGAAGTGGAGAACAACGGGAATACCGTGTATCTCGTTGGATCGATGCATATTGCGGATGATAGTTTCTATCCACTGCGTTCAGAGTATGAGGAAGCTTTTGCTGAGGCGGATTATTTAGGTGTAGAGATCGATATTAGCAAAGCCGTAGATGAAGAGCAGCAAAAATTGATTGCGAATATGGGAATGTACCAGGATGGAACTACGCTGAAGGACCATGTATCCAAGGAAACTTATGTGAAGCTTGAAGAAATTCTAAAGCAAAATGGAATGGAAAAGAACGCACTAGATGCATATAAGCCTTGGGTAGTCGAGACAACGATCAGTACTCTGAAAACAATGACAGCAGGGTACGAAGCGGCTGCAGGTATCGATCTATATTTCATCCAGAAAGCGATGGAGCGCAAAATACCAGTTCTGGAGCTAGAATCCTATGAGTCCCAACTTGGCATGTTTGATGATTTCTCCAAGGAGCTGCAGGAGCGGAATTTGAAGACTGCGCTAGACAATTTTGATGCCCTGAATGATAGTGTGGACCAAATGGCCGATATGTGGAAATCAGGAAATGATGAAATGTTACTTGAATTCACCAACAGCATGGCTGTCGAACCTGAGTTTTATAAAGCGATGCTGGTTGATCGAAATATCGGGATGGCGGATAAAATCGACGGTTACCTGAAAAGTGACAAGAAAGAAGAGTATTTCATCGTTGTTGGCGCAGGACACTATCTGGGTGAACATGGCGTTATAAAGCTGCTTCAGGATAAAGGGTACACAGTGGTACGCAAATAA
- a CDS encoding ABC-2 transporter permease → MNSTMWKQAWWLTKTGLKRDRLNWIWTILFTLYTAAITGSFLTGTGLREMEAQVHTIVADNIFLLFVPFLGFFFTRRSLHYIQNDSYTQMLSYMRRLPIPASIIIWSRILQMMVAFAVNSVIFFTLIYFLVLRAEHFRFDQVLAFSLIWIGYGIIANAFYIYWEFVVNGKAYFILGIVSFIAIFLIALTAAILDWNLILFSIEHSQQWGLLAPGMWIMLVSGILLTIFSFKRTKKKMLVRDVS, encoded by the coding sequence ATGAATTCAACAATGTGGAAGCAAGCTTGGTGGTTGACGAAGACGGGACTTAAGCGAGATCGGCTGAACTGGATCTGGACCATACTTTTCACCCTGTATACAGCGGCTATTACGGGAAGCTTTCTTACCGGTACAGGACTCAGAGAAATGGAAGCACAAGTACACACGATTGTAGCAGATAATATCTTCCTGCTGTTTGTTCCGTTTTTAGGTTTCTTTTTCACAAGGAGATCCTTACATTATATACAGAATGATTCGTATACCCAGATGTTATCGTATATGCGTAGATTACCTATCCCCGCATCGATTATTATATGGAGCCGGATCTTACAGATGATGGTTGCCTTTGCCGTGAACAGCGTCATCTTTTTCACTTTAATTTATTTTCTAGTACTGCGGGCAGAGCACTTTAGGTTTGATCAGGTTCTCGCTTTTTCACTGATATGGATCGGGTACGGAATTATCGCAAATGCCTTTTATATATACTGGGAGTTCGTGGTGAATGGAAAAGCCTATTTTATATTAGGTATTGTAAGCTTTATAGCAATTTTTCTTATCGCGCTCACAGCCGCTATACTTGATTGGAACCTGATTCTGTTTTCGATAGAGCATAGTCAGCAGTGGGGATTACTCGCTCCAGGAATGTGGATCATGCTTGTATCTGGAATCCTGCTGACGATTTTCTCCTTTAAGCGTACGAAGAAAAAAATGCTAGTAAGAGATGTAAGCTAA
- a CDS encoding DUF420 domain-containing protein: MDLYFWLPTLSTAFIVISAVLVGIGWVLIIQGKRAAHKKMMLAGAWAAILFFIIYSSRTIIVGNTAWGGPDDLKLFYQVFLIFHIVMATVGAIFGITTLLWGYKEKYAKHRRLGRVTSMIWFFTATTGVLVYTLLYILYPGGHTKPVWEVIIGA; the protein is encoded by the coding sequence ATGGATTTATATTTTTGGCTGCCTACACTCAGTACGGCTTTTATCGTAATCAGTGCAGTACTGGTGGGGATCGGATGGGTACTTATTATCCAAGGGAAACGAGCAGCACATAAGAAAATGATGCTTGCCGGTGCCTGGGCAGCAATTCTGTTCTTCATAATCTACAGTTCGCGGACCATCATTGTAGGGAATACAGCTTGGGGCGGTCCAGATGATTTGAAATTATTCTATCAAGTGTTTCTTATTTTCCATATTGTCATGGCTACCGTGGGAGCTATATTTGGCATTACAACCCTCCTATGGGGCTACAAAGAAAAGTATGCGAAACACAGGCGGCTCGGCAGAGTGACTTCTATGATCTGGTTTTTCACTGCTACAACAGGGGTTCTTGTGTATACACTGCTCTATATCCTTTATCCAGGAGGACATACGAAGCCTGTCTGGGAAGTGATTATAGGTGCTTAA
- a CDS encoding cytochrome (ubi)quinol oxidase subunit III, with protein MTSPHTEAVNGQLPHEPEKATLEGRNKVLGFWLFLGGEAVLFGTLFATFLALRDQTVEGPTANDLFHLPLVGAATFILLVSSLTSVFAIQAMHKHNVKKLISWLIVTVILGLGFLSLEIYEFYEYVVHKNFGMTTSAFSSAFYTLVGFHGAHVAFGIAWIGILIGQLYKKGLTVVTAPKIYVSAIYWHFIDVVWVFIFTVVYLLGKVV; from the coding sequence ATGACATCGCCACATACAGAAGCTGTAAATGGTCAGCTGCCTCACGAACCTGAAAAAGCGACACTGGAAGGACGCAACAAGGTCCTTGGTTTCTGGCTTTTCCTTGGAGGAGAGGCGGTACTGTTCGGTACTTTGTTTGCTACATTCCTTGCGCTTCGCGATCAGACCGTAGAGGGTCCTACAGCTAATGATCTATTCCATCTGCCCCTTGTGGGAGCTGCTACTTTTATTCTGTTAGTGAGTAGTTTAACGAGTGTTTTCGCGATTCAAGCTATGCACAAACATAATGTTAAAAAGCTGATTTCCTGGCTGATCGTTACGGTTATCCTTGGTCTAGGCTTTCTTAGTTTAGAGATCTATGAATTCTATGAATATGTTGTTCACAAGAACTTTGGTATGACAACAAGTGCTTTTAGTTCCGCCTTCTATACGCTTGTTGGATTCCACGGTGCTCACGTCGCATTTGGTATTGCTTGGATAGGCATACTAATAGGGCAACTGTACAAAAAAGGGTTGACGGTCGTCACCGCGCCAAAGATCTATGTGTCTGCAATCTATTGGCACTTTATCGATGTGGTCTGGGTATTCATCTTTACGGTCGTTTATCTGCTGGGAAAGGTGGTTTAA
- a CDS encoding ABC transporter permease has protein sequence MNKLGTIIGFTYKQKAKTKAFKVTTLILVILMTIGINLPYLISSFTGEEKENSSATRAEVPSIGLVITDPEQQAVGDELKLYTDGLINPVFKLVSYESAEESKLGEDVNDGIIDGYVTLENMEGSASPLATYYSLDGDVSSEVATWLQLAIQNAKTKVIAQNSLTEQQIADISTPVSLITKEMNVENSSSTADTEDSASQGVNYAFVYVLMILFFFSTVMTGNMIASEITAEKSSRIMEILITSVSPLTQMFGKIIGIFLLSLTQIGIFGLTIFANLMLPHNKEMLSSMNIDLTLLNLDVLFYGLLFYIFGYFLYAVLFAAIGSIVSRTEDLGQALTPMTMLSLAAFYIGIFSMGTPNSLLVQISSYVPFTAPTVMILRVGMGEIAVWQIWVSLVILIAAILGFGWLSAKIYRTGVLMYGKRPSVAELRKAMKAFKM, from the coding sequence ATGAATAAACTTGGGACAATTATCGGATTTACCTACAAGCAGAAGGCAAAGACGAAAGCTTTTAAAGTGACGACCCTCATCCTTGTGATTCTGATGACGATTGGTATAAATCTTCCTTATCTTATTTCCTCTTTTACAGGTGAAGAAAAAGAGAACAGCAGCGCTACACGTGCAGAGGTTCCATCTATTGGTCTTGTGATAACGGATCCTGAGCAGCAAGCTGTTGGGGATGAACTAAAGCTCTATACCGACGGTCTTATTAATCCTGTATTTAAGCTTGTATCCTACGAGTCAGCCGAGGAATCGAAGCTAGGCGAGGATGTAAATGATGGAATTATTGATGGATATGTAACGCTTGAGAATATGGAAGGATCTGCTTCACCTTTGGCTACCTACTATTCTCTCGATGGGGATGTATCTTCCGAAGTGGCAACGTGGCTGCAACTTGCCATTCAAAATGCGAAAACAAAAGTGATCGCACAGAACTCGCTTACCGAACAACAGATTGCAGATATCAGCACACCGGTATCTCTGATTACGAAAGAAATGAATGTAGAAAATAGTTCAAGTACTGCTGATACAGAGGATTCCGCTTCCCAAGGTGTGAACTATGCTTTTGTCTATGTGCTCATGATTCTATTCTTCTTCTCTACCGTAATGACAGGGAATATGATTGCTTCCGAAATTACCGCAGAGAAAAGCTCACGGATTATGGAAATCCTGATCACCAGTGTGTCTCCACTGACACAAATGTTTGGTAAAATCATCGGTATTTTCTTGCTCAGTTTGACGCAGATTGGGATCTTTGGACTTACGATCTTCGCAAATCTCATGCTGCCTCATAATAAAGAAATGCTCAGTTCCATGAACATTGATTTAACTTTACTTAATCTGGATGTACTCTTTTACGGACTATTATTCTATATCTTTGGTTATTTCTTGTATGCGGTTCTGTTCGCTGCGATTGGTTCCATTGTCAGTCGTACAGAAGATTTAGGTCAGGCGCTTACACCAATGACAATGCTTTCTCTGGCTGCTTTCTATATCGGAATCTTCAGTATGGGAACACCGAACAGCTTACTTGTTCAAATCTCAAGTTACGTGCCGTTCACCGCTCCAACGGTAATGATTCTTCGGGTCGGAATGGGAGAGATCGCTGTTTGGCAGATATGGGTATCACTAGTCATTTTGATTGCAGCAATCTTAGGTTTCGGATGGTTGTCAGCGAAGATTTATCGTACGGGCGTATTGATGTACGGTAAACGTCCGAGCGTAGCGGAACTTCGTAAGGCGATGAAGGCTTTTAAAATGTAA
- a CDS encoding GntR family transcriptional regulator, with translation MHIPIQINENSAEPLYSQIESQLRSLIITGQIKEGTLLPSIREFAGNLSCSVITVRRVYQDLENEGLLRTKQGTGTFVAQVGIDKKEDYKQAAVKEALIQAAKVGRSVGSTREELEHWFSEVMNEFYKEKGETEQ, from the coding sequence GTGCACATACCTATACAAATCAATGAGAACAGCGCTGAACCCTTATATTCCCAAATAGAGAGTCAATTGCGATCGCTTATTATTACTGGCCAAATTAAGGAGGGGACATTATTGCCCTCGATTCGTGAATTTGCAGGCAATCTTAGCTGCAGTGTCATTACGGTCCGAAGAGTATATCAAGATCTAGAGAACGAAGGATTGCTCCGTACGAAGCAAGGTACAGGAACCTTCGTGGCTCAGGTAGGTATAGATAAAAAAGAGGATTACAAACAGGCCGCAGTAAAAGAGGCACTGATTCAGGCGGCAAAAGTAGGCAGATCGGTCGGCAGTACTCGTGAAGAACTGGAACACTGGTTCTCTGAAGTCATGAATGAGTTCTATAAGGAGAAGGGGGAGACAGAGCAATGA
- a CDS encoding ABC transporter ATP-binding protein has product MNRLELNQVMKQYGDKLAVNGVTLSVKEGEIYGLLGANGAGKTTTMRMVLGLIYPDGGQINYNGKSFSPELQHLMGYLPEERGMYPKVKVNEQINYLGRLRGMSAKEADESLKYWLEKFEVPEYYDKRIEELSKGNQQKMGFIAAVVHRPQILILDEAFSGLDPVNVELLKSTVKEMRDEGTSILFSTHRMEHVEELCQNITILHRGNSVVEGSIREIKSRYPREQVRLITSEEVSGLELLPGVTKVERMERGYLITIRSMEAAQLVLQKALETATVEHFEIKEPTLNQIFIKEVGTGNE; this is encoded by the coding sequence ATGAATCGACTCGAACTGAACCAAGTAATGAAGCAGTATGGTGACAAACTTGCAGTTAATGGGGTAACTCTTTCGGTGAAAGAAGGAGAAATCTACGGATTGCTTGGTGCCAATGGGGCAGGAAAAACGACAACGATGCGTATGGTGCTTGGACTTATTTATCCTGATGGGGGTCAGATCAACTACAATGGCAAATCATTCAGTCCTGAGCTTCAGCATCTGATGGGTTACTTGCCCGAAGAACGTGGAATGTACCCGAAGGTGAAAGTAAATGAACAGATTAATTACTTAGGTCGTCTACGGGGAATGTCAGCAAAAGAGGCAGACGAGAGCTTAAAATACTGGCTTGAGAAATTTGAGGTACCCGAGTATTACGACAAACGAATTGAAGAACTTTCTAAGGGGAATCAGCAGAAAATGGGTTTTATCGCTGCTGTTGTCCATCGCCCGCAAATCCTGATTTTAGATGAAGCATTTAGTGGTCTTGATCCCGTGAATGTGGAACTGCTGAAATCAACGGTAAAAGAAATGCGAGATGAAGGAACTTCCATCTTGTTCTCGACACACCGAATGGAGCACGTCGAAGAGCTGTGTCAGAATATCACCATACTTCACCGCGGTAATTCCGTAGTAGAGGGAAGCATTAGAGAGATTAAATCTAGATACCCGCGGGAACAGGTACGTCTGATCACTTCAGAAGAGGTGAGTGGACTGGAGCTGCTTCCGGGTGTTACGAAGGTGGAACGAATGGAGCGAGGCTATCTAATCACAATCCGTTCTATGGAGGCAGCCCAGCTTGTGCTGCAAAAAGCATTAGAAACCGCTACAGTGGAGCATTTTGAGATTAAAGAACCGACATTGAATCAAATCTTTATCAAGGAGGTAGGAACAGGTAATGAATAA
- the ctaG gene encoding cytochrome c oxidase assembly factor CtaG, which translates to MLGLEYFSFADVWSPLFLALMLILTALYFVMVGPLAYSAGIVEKTTPGQKIMFVCGMFILYMAQGGPISLLGHTMFTFHMISMALSYIAAPPLLMRGIPSWAWRKVLDYPLIKSFSFLGKPIVAALVFNGLFSIYHIPLVHDYVMLNFTVHRLYYIILFIASLLMWGSLVHPVPERDRESSLAKIGFIFLNMVLLTPACGLIIFAPEPLFATYSDPNVWATAMGYCYSGDPQILLQSVGGPSYFNLLPNAQQDQQVGGVIMKMIQELIFGVMLAYVFFQWYKKERSEEEEIIPNVS; encoded by the coding sequence ATGCTTGGATTAGAATACTTTAGTTTCGCGGACGTATGGAGTCCACTATTTTTGGCTTTGATGCTTATACTGACAGCACTTTATTTTGTAATGGTTGGCCCGCTTGCTTATAGTGCAGGAATCGTGGAAAAGACAACCCCAGGACAGAAGATTATGTTTGTATGCGGGATGTTTATTCTCTATATGGCACAAGGGGGCCCGATCAGCCTGCTGGGACATACCATGTTCACCTTTCACATGATTAGTATGGCGCTGTCCTATATCGCTGCACCGCCGCTGCTGATGAGAGGGATTCCATCCTGGGCATGGCGTAAAGTTCTTGACTATCCATTAATAAAATCCTTTTCTTTCTTAGGAAAACCTATTGTAGCAGCACTCGTATTTAACGGACTATTTTCGATTTATCATATACCACTTGTACATGACTATGTCATGCTGAACTTCACGGTGCATCGACTTTATTACATCATTCTATTCATTGCGTCACTTCTGATGTGGGGATCCTTAGTGCATCCTGTTCCGGAGCGGGATAGGGAATCGAGCCTTGCTAAGATCGGATTTATTTTTCTAAACATGGTACTTCTTACACCGGCCTGCGGGCTTATTATCTTCGCTCCAGAACCGCTGTTTGCAACGTATAGTGATCCAAATGTTTGGGCGACTGCGATGGGGTACTGTTACTCGGGTGATCCTCAGATTCTTTTGCAATCTGTCGGCGGACCCTCTTACTTTAATTTGTTACCCAATGCACAGCAGGATCAGCAGGTAGGCGGAGTGATCATGAAGATGATCCAAGAATTGATTTTTGGTGTTATGCTCGCATATGTCTTTTTTCAGTGGTACAAGAAAGAGCGGAGTGAAGAAGAAGAGATCATACCAAACGTATCATAA
- a CDS encoding cytochrome C oxidase subunit IV family protein, producing MASHEQAGNNSVKHRHRPEGPEKHVVAFIFSIGLTLIAFGAVAAGGVNTAFTVILLLTMAVLQVIIQMAYWMHMKDKGHLIPLIFMAFGFFVAFTAIITALFWVWW from the coding sequence ATGGCAAGTCACGAACAGGCTGGCAATAACAGTGTCAAGCATCGTCATCGCCCGGAAGGGCCAGAAAAGCATGTGGTTGCCTTTATTTTCTCCATAGGTTTAACGTTGATCGCTTTTGGAGCAGTGGCTGCAGGCGGAGTGAATACTGCCTTTACGGTTATTCTCTTGCTCACCATGGCGGTTCTGCAAGTAATTATCCAGATGGCTTACTGGATGCACATGAAGGACAAAGGACATCTTATTCCTCTTATCTTTATGGCATTTGGATTTTTCGTGGCCTTTACGGCCATTATTACCGCTTTATTTTGGGTATGGTGGTAA